In Mesotoga sp. Brook.08.105.5.1, a genomic segment contains:
- a CDS encoding L-serine ammonia-lyase, iron-sulfur-dependent, subunit alpha — MIMKFEDLVKAAKDSRTPLHKVVSDWYMMNTGNDPKAAEETAKELVREMLGSYHSRLDRPEKSLTGWVGDNDAKARNHTPEFLSPLVFSGVGIALSMSEHNASMGKIVACPTAGACGVVPGALLSLHMNLGIDLDTLGNALLVSGAVGERIKRRASISGAMSGCQAEVGTATAMASVAIIYATHPEEYDALENAPALALKSLLGLVCDPVGGFVEIPCVKRNAFGVSIAFTAAELALAGIKSAIPFEEVADSLGRVGRRLPEELKETARGGIAITPTAKKMVADFLGGA, encoded by the coding sequence ATGATAATGAAGTTCGAAGATCTTGTGAAGGCCGCAAAAGATTCGAGGACTCCGCTACATAAAGTGGTTTCCGATTGGTATATGATGAATACGGGGAACGATCCGAAAGCTGCTGAAGAGACTGCGAAAGAGTTAGTAAGAGAAATGCTGGGTTCCTATCATAGCAGACTCGACAGGCCTGAGAAGTCTCTTACCGGCTGGGTTGGAGATAACGATGCGAAGGCAAGGAACCATACCCCTGAGTTTCTAAGCCCGCTAGTCTTTTCGGGAGTCGGAATTGCACTCTCCATGTCGGAGCATAACGCCAGTATGGGAAAAATAGTGGCCTGCCCAACCGCGGGAGCATGCGGAGTCGTTCCGGGAGCGCTGCTCTCACTTCATATGAATCTGGGTATTGATCTTGACACCCTTGGGAATGCTTTGCTCGTTTCCGGAGCAGTTGGAGAAAGGATCAAGAGAAGGGCTTCCATTTCCGGAGCAATGTCCGGTTGTCAGGCAGAAGTGGGAACTGCCACTGCGATGGCTTCTGTAGCGATAATCTATGCAACACACCCCGAGGAATACGATGCACTGGAAAACGCCCCCGCTCTCGCTCTGAAGTCATTGCTAGGACTAGTCTGCGATCCTGTTGGTGGCTTCGTAGAGATTCCCTGCGTTAAAAGAAATGCTTTTGGTGTATCGATAGCTTTCACCGCGGCGGAGCTTGCATTAGCCGGAATAAAGTCTGCCATCCCCTTTGAAGAAGTTGCAGACTCTCTTGGAAGAGTAGGAAGAAGATTGCCTGAAGAGCTTAAAGAGACTGCCAGAGGAGGAATTGCAATTACTCCGACGGCAAAGAAGATGGTAGCGGATTTCCTGGGCGGAGCGTAA
- the sdaAB gene encoding L-serine ammonia-lyase, iron-sulfur-dependent subunit beta: MLLDIIGPAIVGPSSSHTAGMARLGRAFRSLFARTPTEVGFVLNSPLYATFRGHGTDRALIGGIMGIKESDPQLRDSFRIAKEKGIYFTFEEEDMGDLHPNTVRINGSTGELFLSMTGASIGGGSIRITSINDFDTDVSGKYPSFVILNSDVPGALSQIVGEISSSDMNISNLFLSRVDPFRREALCVVELDNEPDESLLSAIKRLHVVKKVSYLERLDSSI, from the coding sequence ATGTTGCTAGACATAATTGGGCCGGCAATTGTCGGTCCGTCGAGTTCTCATACGGCAGGTATGGCTAGGCTAGGCAGAGCCTTCAGATCCCTCTTTGCTAGAACACCTACGGAGGTTGGGTTTGTCCTCAATTCTCCCCTGTATGCAACCTTCAGGGGACACGGAACCGATAGAGCCCTCATAGGCGGCATAATGGGAATAAAGGAGTCCGACCCGCAGCTAAGAGATTCCTTCCGGATTGCCAAAGAAAAGGGAATTTACTTCACATTTGAGGAAGAAGATATGGGCGATCTTCATCCAAACACAGTTAGGATAAACGGAAGTACTGGAGAGCTATTTCTTAGCATGACCGGCGCTTCGATTGGCGGTGGTTCGATAAGGATCACTTCGATAAATGATTTTGATACTGACGTCTCTGGTAAGTACCCTTCCTTCGTAATCTTGAACTCTGACGTCCCTGGGGCACTGTCCCAGATAGTAGGTGAGATCTCTTCAAGCGATATGAACATCAGCAATCTCTTCCTCTCAAGGGTTGACCCTTTCAGAAGAGAGGCCCTTTGCGTCGTTGAACTCGATAATGAACCAGACGAAAGCTTGCTAAGTGCAATCAAGAGGCTGCACGTAGTAAAGAAAGTATCCTATCTCGAAAGGCTAGATTCGTCAATATGA
- the eno gene encoding phosphopyruvate hydratase has product MYAQIVDLIAREVLDSRGTPTVEAEVWLDDGGHGRAIVPSGASTGKFEALELRDGDKKRFLGKGTLKAVENINEVIAPEIVGMNALDQITVDTALLELDGTENKDKLGANAILAVSMAVARAAADSIDTPLYKYLGGVNAKALPIPFMNIVNGGKHADNNLDIQEFMIVPAGFSHFKDALRAGVEVFHNLKKILKDNGHVTAVGDEGGFAPSFENNEAALKYIINAIDAAGYKAGEEIMIALDCAANEFYSEERGLYSVDGNELTPDQLIEYYSNLTKRYPIISIEDPFAEEDWENFAKFTREIGDTIQIVGDDLFVTNIKRLERGVKEKSSNSILIKLNQIGSVTETLNTIEYAQKHGMTCVISHRSGETEDTFISHLAVAANTGMIKTGSASRTDRIAKYNELLRIEEELGEQAEYRGKSSFYNL; this is encoded by the coding sequence ATGTACGCTCAAATTGTAGATCTAATAGCGAGAGAGGTTCTGGACTCACGGGGAACACCTACGGTTGAAGCCGAAGTTTGGTTGGATGACGGCGGTCATGGAAGAGCAATCGTCCCTTCGGGAGCGTCGACAGGCAAGTTTGAGGCCCTAGAGCTCAGAGATGGGGATAAGAAAAGATTCCTCGGGAAGGGAACCCTCAAGGCAGTTGAGAATATTAACGAAGTGATAGCTCCAGAGATTGTCGGTATGAACGCACTTGACCAAATCACCGTGGATACTGCTCTTCTTGAGCTTGACGGGACAGAAAACAAGGACAAGCTGGGGGCCAATGCGATACTTGCAGTGTCAATGGCCGTTGCCAGAGCCGCTGCCGACAGCATAGATACTCCTCTTTATAAGTATCTTGGCGGCGTCAATGCCAAAGCACTTCCTATTCCTTTCATGAATATTGTGAATGGCGGCAAACACGCCGACAACAACCTTGATATTCAGGAGTTCATGATAGTTCCTGCAGGATTCAGTCATTTCAAGGATGCCCTCAGAGCTGGCGTCGAGGTCTTCCACAATCTCAAGAAGATACTCAAGGATAACGGTCACGTGACGGCTGTGGGCGATGAAGGTGGCTTTGCGCCTAGTTTTGAGAACAACGAAGCTGCGCTGAAATACATAATCAACGCAATTGACGCGGCCGGCTACAAAGCGGGCGAAGAGATAATGATAGCTCTCGACTGCGCAGCAAATGAATTTTACAGTGAAGAAAGAGGTCTATACAGTGTCGATGGAAATGAACTGACACCTGATCAGCTCATTGAATACTATTCAAATCTTACGAAGAGATATCCAATAATCTCGATTGAAGATCCCTTTGCCGAAGAGGACTGGGAAAACTTCGCAAAGTTCACGAGAGAAATTGGAGACACTATTCAGATTGTTGGAGACGACCTTTTCGTGACAAACATCAAGCGACTGGAGCGAGGAGTGAAAGAAAAATCCTCCAATTCGATCCTCATTAAGTTGAATCAGATCGGATCCGTTACTGAGACTCTAAACACAATAGAGTATGCGCAAAAGCACGGGATGACTTGCGTGATCTCTCATCGCTCAGGCGAGACCGAAGACACTTTCATCTCTCATCTCGCCGTCGCAGCTAATACAGGTATGATAAAGACCGGCTCTGCTTCAAGAACGGATAGGATAGCAAAGTACAACGAACTTCTGAGGATCGAAGAAGAACTTGGTGAGCAGGCCGAGTATAGAGGAAAGAGCTCCTTTTATAATCTTTGA
- a CDS encoding uridine monophosphate kinase: protein MYRRVLLKLSGEVLSGEGGRGFASEMAKYLIEELKPVIEKGVQLAIVIGAGNIVRGRDLSEMRSSRADELGILGTIMNSLYLKELLCMNGLEAIAVSSAAGLPSLVEHRYDIIEGALNNGKVVVFGGGTYLPFFTTDTAAAIRAVEIAADVLIKGTKVDGVYSKDPKLNGDAKKIDRTTFSEAIRDRLNVMDMEAFSICQRYGLPVRVIDFFIKGNLFDAIIGGKTGTVVLPD, encoded by the coding sequence ATGTATAGGAGAGTACTCTTGAAACTCAGCGGCGAGGTCTTGAGCGGAGAAGGTGGTAGAGGCTTTGCTTCAGAGATGGCAAAGTACTTGATTGAAGAGCTAAAACCCGTTATAGAAAAGGGTGTTCAGCTAGCGATAGTAATCGGCGCGGGTAACATTGTCCGTGGCCGGGACCTGTCGGAGATGAGGAGTTCCAGAGCCGATGAGCTAGGTATTCTTGGCACGATAATGAATTCTCTTTATTTGAAAGAATTACTATGTATGAATGGACTTGAAGCAATTGCGGTATCCTCAGCAGCTGGACTTCCGTCTCTCGTTGAACACAGATACGATATTATCGAAGGTGCTCTGAATAATGGAAAGGTTGTCGTTTTTGGCGGAGGAACATATCTGCCTTTCTTCACAACCGATACGGCGGCGGCCATCAGGGCAGTGGAGATTGCTGCGGATGTTCTTATAAAGGGCACGAAGGTTGACGGGGTTTACAGCAAAGACCCGAAATTGAACGGAGATGCTAAGAAGATCGATAGAACAACTTTTTCCGAAGCAATACGCGATCGGCTCAACGTGATGGATATGGAGGCCTTTTCTATTTGCCAGAGGTATGGCCTGCCGGTAAGAGTTATCGATTTCTTTATCAAGGGAAATCTGTTCGATGCTATAATAGGCGGGAAAACAGGTACGGTGGTTTTACCTGACTAG
- the tsf gene encoding translation elongation factor Ts has product MANITSDMVKKLRDATQAGMMDCKRALVETDGDFDQAKDYLRKKGILKADKVSGRETAEGLVYSYIHHNGKLGVLLELNCVTDFVARMEEFKELAHKISLQLAAMGARFISREHVPQEVIDKEKEIYAEQMKESGKPANIVERIVESKLESFYKDNCLLEQEYVFESGKTINDLLIELIAKTGENIKLSRFVRWQVGESEN; this is encoded by the coding sequence ATGGCAAATATTACCAGTGATATGGTAAAAAAGCTCCGTGATGCCACTCAAGCAGGCATGATGGATTGCAAGAGAGCATTAGTCGAAACAGATGGTGATTTCGACCAGGCAAAGGACTATCTGAGAAAGAAGGGTATACTCAAGGCAGATAAGGTTTCGGGAAGAGAGACGGCCGAGGGACTCGTTTACTCTTATATTCATCACAATGGCAAGCTCGGCGTGCTACTTGAGCTAAACTGCGTAACGGACTTTGTGGCAAGAATGGAAGAATTCAAAGAACTCGCGCATAAGATCTCTCTTCAGCTTGCAGCAATGGGAGCCAGATTCATCTCCCGAGAACACGTGCCTCAAGAAGTAATTGATAAAGAAAAGGAAATATATGCAGAGCAGATGAAAGAAAGCGGAAAGCCCGCCAATATTGTTGAAAGAATTGTTGAGAGCAAGCTCGAGAGTTTCTACAAAGACAACTGTCTTCTCGAACAGGAGTACGTATTTGAAAGCGGGAAAACGATAAATGATCTTCTTATTGAGCTTATTGCGAAGACCGGAGAGAACATCAAGCTCAGCAGATTCGTCCGCTGGCAAGTCGGAGAGTCAGAAAATTGA
- the coaD gene encoding pantetheine-phosphate adenylyltransferase produces the protein MKAVYPGSFDPITYGHIDLVERCSEIFDEVVVLVMENVNKRHFFNHEERIGMVRRGVSHLRNVTITTHSGLLVDFARENDVKVVIRGLRAVSDFELELQMAHANKAMLPELETLFLMTETTNSFISSSMVREIAAFGGDISKWVPPCVREEFRKKLGR, from the coding sequence ATGAAAGCCGTCTATCCAGGTTCTTTCGATCCAATAACATATGGACACATAGATTTAGTCGAAAGGTGTAGCGAAATCTTCGACGAAGTTGTTGTACTGGTTATGGAAAACGTTAACAAGAGACACTTCTTCAATCATGAAGAAAGAATTGGCATGGTTAGAAGGGGAGTGTCTCATCTAAGAAATGTTACAATAACAACTCACAGCGGTCTACTCGTTGATTTTGCCAGAGAAAATGATGTTAAGGTAGTCATTCGTGGTCTTAGGGCTGTGTCTGACTTTGAGTTAGAACTTCAGATGGCCCACGCGAACAAAGCAATGCTTCCTGAACTTGAAACCCTCTTTCTCATGACTGAGACCACAAACTCCTTCATATCTTCGTCCATGGTGAGGGAGATTGCGGCGTTCGGGGGAGATATTTCAAAATGGGTTCCGCCCTGCGTACGAGAAGAGTTCAGAAAGAAACTCGGAAGATGA
- a CDS encoding Rrf2 family transcriptional regulator — protein MGFTLKSSYALRALYKMAKSAREGKEKLSLVEIVQGNEIPRDFLEKIFGELRQAGIIKAVRGRYGGYCLARPANEILLRDVILKLDRPMNSYACLQQNGKCLEDPDCTVKYVWFKLYNAMMRELGSMTLENLLIYGDKISETPPGSYKIFENPE, from the coding sequence ATGGGTTTTACGCTGAAGAGCAGTTATGCACTGAGAGCGCTTTATAAGATGGCGAAGTCGGCCCGCGAAGGAAAGGAAAAGCTCTCGCTTGTGGAGATCGTTCAGGGTAATGAGATCCCAAGAGACTTCTTGGAGAAGATCTTCGGAGAGTTGAGACAGGCTGGAATAATAAAGGCAGTGAGAGGCAGATACGGAGGATACTGTTTGGCAAGACCGGCCAATGAGATTCTTCTGAGAGACGTGATACTCAAACTCGACCGACCAATGAACTCGTATGCCTGTCTTCAGCAGAACGGCAAGTGTCTTGAAGATCCCGACTGCACCGTAAAGTATGTATGGTTTAAATTATATAACGCAATGATGAGGGAATTGGGTTCCATGACGCTTGAAAATCTTCTTATTTACGGCGACAAGATTAGCGAGACTCCCCCGGGATCCTATAAAATATTTGAGAACCCTGAGTAG
- the ftsY gene encoding signal recognition particle-docking protein FtsY, protein MGIFSELKDSLKKTRESFFKRVKKLLSLETLDADAIEEIEELLILSDMGSETVEEVIEALRERTEKGREPVEVLKEVLIEILDIPFEVPQAKPHVVSVVGVNGTGKTTTIGKLSKLYSGKGNKVVLAACDTFRAAAVEQLRIWSERANVDFISQGQGADSAAVAFDAINHAVSKGKDIVIIDTAGRLHTRSNLMEELKKVHRVIGKASPGAPSEVLLVLDATTGQNGLVQAKKFKEAVDVTGIVLTKLDGTAKGGIIFAIVKELGIPVRYIGVGEKEDDLKPFDSREFVNALLSSGEEGSEEV, encoded by the coding sequence ATGGGTATCTTTTCTGAATTAAAGGATAGCCTAAAGAAAACAAGAGAAAGTTTCTTCAAGAGAGTGAAGAAGCTCCTCTCTCTCGAAACGCTTGATGCAGATGCTATTGAAGAAATAGAGGAGCTTCTTATACTATCAGATATGGGTTCTGAAACTGTCGAAGAGGTAATTGAAGCTCTGAGAGAGAGAACCGAGAAAGGTAGAGAGCCCGTAGAGGTACTGAAGGAAGTGCTGATAGAAATTCTTGACATACCATTTGAAGTTCCACAGGCAAAACCGCACGTGGTCTCTGTGGTAGGTGTAAACGGCACAGGAAAGACCACGACAATAGGAAAGCTTTCGAAGCTTTACTCCGGAAAAGGAAACAAAGTTGTACTCGCAGCTTGTGATACGTTCAGAGCTGCTGCGGTTGAACAGCTGAGAATCTGGAGTGAGAGGGCGAATGTTGATTTCATCAGCCAGGGTCAAGGAGCAGACTCAGCTGCGGTTGCTTTCGACGCGATAAATCATGCGGTGAGCAAAGGGAAAGATATCGTCATAATCGACACTGCGGGGAGATTGCATACTCGAAGCAATCTAATGGAAGAACTGAAGAAAGTGCATAGAGTGATCGGAAAGGCATCACCCGGAGCTCCGAGTGAAGTTTTGCTTGTTCTGGATGCCACAACTGGACAAAATGGCCTGGTGCAAGCAAAGAAGTTCAAAGAGGCAGTCGACGTTACCGGAATTGTGCTAACTAAACTCGATGGCACTGCAAAGGGAGGAATAATCTTTGCAATCGTCAAGGAACTCGGAATACCGGTGAGGTACATAGGCGTCGGAGAGAAGGAAGACGACTTGAAGCCTTTCGACAGCAGGGAATTCGTGAACGCCCTTCTATCTTCCGGAGAAGAGGGTTCAGAGGAGGTATAA
- a CDS encoding proline--tRNA ligase, which yields MRFSRLYAPTLRDAPADADLVSIKLLVRGGFVRKVAAGIYSFLPLGLRVLKKIEEIVRQEMNAIGSQEILMPIIQPAELWHETGRWDDYGPEMMRMQDRHERFFTLGPTHEEIITHLLRNELKSYKQLPVSLYQIAMKYRDEIRPRFGLMRSREFLMKDAYSFHDSWTSLDETYRQFYGAYSRILERIGLEFLVVEADSGAIGGNESHEFNVLADYGESTLLYCDCGYAASDEKAEYLFKEESQERPISELQLVPTPNSRTVDEVAECLSVTPKEIVKSLIYKGRKGYYMALIRGNEEFNESKLRATLEDQTLVMATPQEVMDLLGVPIGFVGPIGLNKNITIIADKTIKGLKNAVCGALKEGYHYHGVLPGRDFEIDSWHDLKMVTEGDPCPKCGIPMKSVKGIEVGHIFKLGTKYSEKMNGYVTDDQGNSINYIMGCYGWGVSRTISAVVEQLHDENGIIWPLSVTPFEIIITAVNAKDPDVLKKSEEIYGLLIKEGYDVLLDDRDISPGMKFKDADLIGIPIRVTLGKKLQQGIVEVKARTEKKPLEVSIQEGFNLLLEEIRKELSVYKPVSILENE from the coding sequence ATGAGGTTTTCACGGCTTTATGCTCCAACATTAAGAGATGCTCCGGCCGATGCCGACCTAGTAAGTATTAAACTTCTTGTCAGAGGTGGATTTGTCAGAAAAGTTGCTGCCGGTATCTATTCATTCCTTCCGCTTGGTCTCCGGGTTCTTAAGAAGATTGAAGAGATCGTTCGTCAAGAGATGAACGCAATCGGTTCTCAAGAGATTCTGATGCCAATCATACAGCCGGCAGAATTATGGCACGAGACGGGCAGATGGGACGACTATGGCCCCGAAATGATGAGAATGCAGGACAGGCACGAGAGGTTCTTCACGCTAGGGCCAACTCACGAAGAAATCATCACTCATTTGCTTAGAAATGAACTCAAGTCGTACAAGCAGCTCCCTGTTTCACTCTATCAAATCGCGATGAAGTATAGAGATGAAATTCGCCCTAGATTCGGCCTCATGAGATCAAGAGAGTTCCTGATGAAGGATGCCTACAGTTTTCACGATTCATGGACTTCTCTTGACGAAACATATAGACAGTTTTATGGAGCGTATAGCAGGATCTTGGAGAGAATAGGACTCGAATTTCTGGTTGTTGAAGCCGATTCAGGCGCAATTGGAGGTAACGAGTCTCACGAGTTCAACGTTCTCGCGGACTACGGAGAATCGACACTGCTATATTGCGACTGCGGTTATGCGGCCTCCGACGAAAAGGCCGAATACCTTTTCAAAGAGGAATCTCAGGAGAGACCGATCTCAGAGCTGCAGCTGGTACCAACTCCAAACTCGAGAACCGTCGATGAAGTGGCGGAGTGTCTTAGTGTAACTCCAAAGGAAATCGTCAAATCCCTTATATATAAAGGTAGAAAGGGCTATTATATGGCTTTGATTCGCGGAAACGAAGAGTTCAACGAGTCGAAACTTAGGGCTACTCTTGAGGATCAAACGCTAGTAATGGCAACGCCACAGGAAGTGATGGACCTGCTGGGTGTACCGATAGGATTTGTAGGCCCAATAGGGCTCAACAAGAACATTACAATAATCGCGGACAAAACGATTAAAGGACTGAAGAATGCCGTTTGTGGGGCTCTGAAGGAAGGGTACCATTACCATGGAGTTCTTCCCGGCCGTGATTTCGAGATAGACTCCTGGCATGATTTGAAAATGGTGACAGAGGGAGATCCGTGTCCTAAGTGCGGAATCCCTATGAAGTCCGTGAAAGGCATAGAGGTGGGACACATCTTCAAGCTTGGAACCAAGTATTCGGAGAAAATGAACGGATATGTTACCGATGATCAGGGTAATAGTATTAATTATATTATGGGCTGTTATGGGTGGGGAGTCTCGCGAACAATAAGTGCTGTAGTTGAACAGTTGCACGATGAAAACGGAATAATCTGGCCTCTGTCTGTCACTCCATTTGAAATCATAATAACTGCCGTAAATGCTAAGGATCCTGATGTCTTGAAGAAATCTGAGGAAATATATGGGCTTCTAATTAAGGAGGGCTACGATGTTCTCCTTGACGACAGAGATATCTCTCCCGGAATGAAGTTCAAGGATGCCGATCTTATTGGGATTCCCATCAGAGTGACTCTGGGAAAGAAACTTCAACAGGGCATTGTTGAGGTCAAAGCCAGAACTGAAAAGAAACCGCTAGAAGTCAGTATCCAAGAAGGATTCAACCTTCTTCTCGAGGAAATAAGGAAAGAGTTGTCAGTGTATAAACCAGTTAGCATATTGGAGAACGAATGA